The following coding sequences are from one Musa acuminata AAA Group cultivar baxijiao chromosome BXJ2-4, Cavendish_Baxijiao_AAA, whole genome shotgun sequence window:
- the LOC103981099 gene encoding NADH dehydrogenase [ubiquinone] 1 alpha subcomplex subunit 1-like, translating into MAKLFWLEAVLPLGIIAGMLCVMGNAQYYIHRAAHGRPKHIGNDVWDVAMERRDKKIVEQYSTN; encoded by the exons ATGGCGAAATTGTTTTGGTTGGAAGCCGTTCTTCCATTGGGAATCATCGCCGGGATGCTCTGCGTGATGGGCAACGCGCAATACTACATCCACAGAGCCGCTCATGGGAGG CCGAAGCATATCGGTAATGATGTTTGGGATGTGGCGATGGAGCGGAGGGACAAGAAGATCGTGGAGCAATACTCTACGAATTAG
- the LOC103981101 gene encoding ubiquitin-conjugating enzyme E2 28 encodes MASKRILKELKDLQKDPPTSCSAGPVAEDMFHWQATIMGPPDSPYAGGVFLVTIHFPPDYPFKPPKVAFRTKVFHPNINSNGSICLDILKEQWSPALTISKVLLSICSLLTDPNPDDPLVPEIAHMYKTDRAKYEATARSWTQKYAMG; translated from the exons ATGGCTTCCAAGCGGATCCTCAAGGAGCTAAAGGATCTTCAGAAGGATCCCCCCACGTCGTGCAGCGCAG GTCCAGTGGCTGAAGATATGTTCCATTGGCAAGCAACGATAATGGGCCCACCTGACAGTCCATATGCAGGGGGAGTCTTTCTAGTTACTATACACTTCCCTCCAGATTATCCATTCAAACCACCAAAG GTTGCTTTCAGGACCAAGGTTTTCCATCCAAACATCAATAGCAATGGAAGCATTTGCCTTGATATCTTGAAGGAGCAATGGAGTCCAGCTTTAACTATTTCTAAG GTATTGCTATCAATCTGCTCGCTGTTAACGGATCCAAACCCAGACGATCCATTGGTTCCAGAAATTGCCCACATGTACAAGACAGACAGAGCCAAGTATGAGGCCACTGCAAGGAGCTGGACTCAGAAGTATGCAATGGGTTAG